From the Papaver somniferum cultivar HN1 chromosome 2, ASM357369v1, whole genome shotgun sequence genome, the window CAGTAATTTCTTCTACAAGACAGGCTATCacatttcaagttggagatgtttTAGTTACAAGCATTCATACTGCTTGCCTTACAATTGATAAAAGAATTTTATGGGAGGAGCTTTTAAATATAAATAAAAGGAATTTACCTTGGATGGTTTTAGGAGATTTTAATGTGGTGTTATCTTGTGAAGAACAGAAAGGTAGAAGACCTCCTCTTAGAATAGCTGTGCAAGATTTCAGAGACTGTTCGAAGTCATGCAATCTAATTCAAGCACACAGAATTGGAATTAAATTCTCATGGTGCGATAACAGAGTGGGGAAGACGAGAATACTGTGTGACTTGGATAAAGCTTTTTACAATTTAAAATGGCTGGAAAAATTTGATACATGGAGTTACAAAGTGGGAGTTAGAGGCACTTCAGATCATGGAGCAATATTGGGAGGGGTTACTCAAAATGCCAAACCAAAGAATATTCCTTTTAGATACCAATCAGTTTGGACCACTCAACCTAATTTTCTAAGTGTTATACAAGAGTCATGGACGGAGGATTGTGAAGGAAATCCAGCATTTTGTTTTATCGGTAAATTGAAAAGGTTGAAGTTTATTCTTAAGAAATGGAATTGGGAGATTTTTGTGTGATCTAAGAATCAAAGTTAAAACCACAGAGGAGGTTGTTCTTGCTGCTTCATTGGAATCAGATGTTGATCCTGAGAACATTGTTCTATTAGATAAATTAGTAACTACAAGGGGGATGCATGAACTGGCAGCTCAGTAGTATAATGAGTTAATGAGAAGTAAATCAAGAGTAAATTGGATGGAGGGTGGAGCAAACACTGCTTTTTTTTCATGCAAACTTAAGAATTAGAAAAGCACAGAACGATATAAATGAATTGGAGAATGCATATGGCAATCTAGTTACCACTCAATATCAAATTGATGATACTCTTGTCACTTATTATAAGAATAAATTTGAAGAGAAGCAAGTTGATTTTGTGGAAGAATTATTTGAGGCTATACCAAAAATTTTAACTGATGAGGATAATTTTTTTCTGGATGTTATTCCTAGTCAAATGGAAATTAAGGATGCAGTTTTTGGAATGGATGCAAACAGTGTTCCTGGGCCAGATAGATTCCCTAGTAGTTTTTATAGATTTGCATGGACAGTGGTGGGGACTGAGTTAGTGGAAGATATACAATACTGCTGTAGAAACATATTCATCCCCAAAGGTTTTAATTCTAACTTCTTATTTCTTTTGCCAAAAGTTCAAGGAGCCAAAAGAGCAGAAAACTTCAGACCTATTGGCTTAGCTAACATCAATTTCAAAAttatcacaagaatcattactaccaGAATTAGTACTGTGATTGGCGAAATGGTTTCTATACAACAAGGTGCATTTATCAAAGGAATGAATATTCATGAAAAAATTGCTTGAGCATCTGAACTTGTGAATGAGCTAAATGTTAAAAGAAGGGGTGGTAATGTtgggctcaaaattgatattacaCGAGCATATGACTCATTAAGCTGGAGATTTATGTTTGAAGTTTTGAGAAGATTTGGTTTCTCTGAAACTGGTATTCAATGGCtccaaaaatattttgagtcCGCAAGAATTTTTGTTCTTATCAATGGTGGACCTTGTGGCTTCTTTGGAGTAGGGAGAGGACtgagacaaggtgatcctctATCACCAATCATGTTTGTCCTAGCATAGGAGGTATTAAGTAGAAATATTTTAAAATTGGTGCAAACGGGTAAAATTCAGCCAATGGTGAATAGAGGTGGATGCCAACCAACTCATCTGATGTTTGAAGATGATATTTTTATCTTCTGTAATGGCCACAAGAAGACTTTAGAGTGTTTAACTTATTTGTTATTTAAATATCAAAATTCATCAGGTCAAAAAGTCAATAAGGCTAAAAGCAAGTgctttgtgtgtgtgtgtgtgggggggtaTCAATTTCAAGACAAAACAATATCGCAGAGAAAATGCAGATGGAACTATCTTCATTCCCTGATAAGTATTTGGTGGTTATTCTTAATCAAGGAAGTGTCGAGTCTCACCAAGTATGGGGGATTGttgaaatgatgaaaaaaatGTTAGCCGGCTGGATGGGGAAGTTACTAGCTTTTTCTGCAAGATTAACATTGGTGAAATTTGTTTTATGCAACATGCCCATTTACAACATGTCAGTGTATAAGTGGCCTAAGAGTGTGATTCAAGTGTGTGAAAGAATTATCAGAAACTTCTTATGGTCAGGTGATCCTTCAATGAAGAAATTAGTGATTGTCAGATGGGATTAAGTTAATTCTCCAGTGGAAGAAGGAGGTTTAGGATTGAGGAGACTTGAAGTTATAAATAAAGCTCCACTAATGAAATTACTTTGGAAAATTGAGACTGAAGATGTGGAGTGGACTTTGTTTATGAGAGCTAAATACAAAGACAAAAATGGGGAATGGATTAAATACCATAAATAATCTACAATTTGGCCTGGTCTTAAATGGGTTATTTCTGAGGTACAAGAAGGGAGCAGATGGATTGTTGGTGATGGGGAAAACATCTGAGTATGGAGAGATAAATGGATAAAGGACTATGCTCTGATCGAGAGACATCTTGGGGATGAATATATAGTACAAAATAGTACAATGAGAGTAAAGGATCTAATTCATAATGGTGAATGGTGTGTCCCTGAAGAAATGTTACAATACTTTGATGCTAGTGAACTACCAACTTTAGTGGGtggaaatgataaaaaaaattgggcCAAGGACAAAGTAGGTAAATTTACAGTAGAAAATGCAGCTCATATGATAAGGCAAAAGTATCATGTAAAAGCTTGGGCTCACCAGGTATGGCAACCTTGCATTCACCCTTAAATTTTCTACAAATTTAtggaatattttgagaggttCCTGTGCAACTGAGGAATTGGTAAGGAAAAAAGGTTTCTCAACAGTCTCTAAATGTTATCTGTGTGGTAAGGCTCAAGACACAATGGAGCATATTCTTTGGCATTGTCTTTTTAGTGAAACTGTATGGCACTGGCTGTGTGGGATTTTTCAATGCTCTTGTCCTCAAATTTTTGATGAGATTTTGAACTTTGCAAAAGGGAAAAGTCCAGCCATTAAAGAAGTGTGGTTCATATGTGCTTTCAATGTGATGGTAGAATTGTGGTTTACAAGAAATTTTGTGATTTATGAAGATGCAACTCCATCTGTGGATAAAATGAAAATGAGAATCAATAGATGTGCAAAGGAAGGAAGCTTCAAAATGATAGGTAAGATGTAGGGTACTATGTTTGATCTGCATGTAATGCTTCATTTTGGCATCTCAGGGGTGAAAACATAAACTGTCAGGGTAAAGCAACGTTTCTTAACATTTTCCAATCATAACCAAACACTAATTTGTTATGATGGGGCTTCTAAGGGTAATCCAGGAATGGCAGGAATTGGATTTATTGCCAGAAACCATTATGGTGATTGTATGGGTGCAGCTTCAGGGGGTCTGGGAATTGCCACAAATTACTTGGCAGAGGTGATGGCAATAGTAATTGCAGGTGAGTGGACTGTAATATTTTTTTGGTGGATGTATGTTTCAGTTTGGATTCCAAGGTTGTGATAATGGCATTCTTAAATGATAAAGTACCTTGGATAGTGAAGAACAAATGGATCAGAATTAGAAGAGCTATTCCTGAAATCACATTTAGGCACTCATATAGAGAGATCAATTTTTCTGCTGATAAAATGGCCAAGAGAGGAGCACTACTGAGCAGAAGTGAAGTGCATTACTTTGAAGAGAAGCCTCAATTTCTGGGCAAACTTGAAAATGAAAGTGATgtttattttagattttaaaGAACCGATTTCATTGGTTAGATGCTTTGCCTTGGCTATCTTGGCATTCTTTATAAAAA encodes:
- the LOC113352378 gene encoding uncharacterized protein LOC113352378: MRVAYSNVRGLRRTQAKDKLRSLVQQFSPSLLWVAEPKVKMSNSILKQLKLPGMCQMIIHNSSDSVKVISSTRQAITFQVGDVLVTSIHTACLTIDKRILWEELLNINKRNLPWMVLGDFNVVLSCEEQKGRRPPLRIAVQDFRDCSKSCNLIQAHRIGIKFSWCDNRVGKTRILCDLDKAFYNLKWLEKFDTWSYKVGVRGTSDHGAILGGVTQNAKPKNIPFRYQSVWTTQPNFLSVIQESWTEDCEGNPAFCFIEEVVLAASLESDVDPENIVLLDKLVTTRGMHELAAQIRKAQNDINELENAYGNLVTTQYQIDDTLVTYYKNKFEEKQVDFVEELFEAIPKILTDEDNFFLDVIPSQMEIKDAVFGMDANSVPGPDRFPSSFYRFAWTVVGTELVEDIQYCCRNIFIPKGFNSNFLFLLPKVQGAKRAENFRPIGLANINFKIITRIITTRISTVIGEMVSIQQGAFIKGMNIHEKIA